TTTAAACTTGGCTACTACAATCACTTTGAAAGCAAATCATGCCTCTTTGGTGAGTGGATAGCTAGTATTAATGGCTTTTGTTGCCATAGCCATTAAACTCCCCCTACCCCAAATCTTTGTGGAAAGTATTAAatattctcagggtgcctgggtggctcagtcagttaagcatcctactttagctcaggtcatgatctcatactctgtgagttcgagccctgccttgggctctgtgccgacagctcagagcctggagcctgcttcagattctgtgtctccctctctctctgtccctcccctgctcatgctctgtctctctctgtctcaaaaatgaataaaaacattaaaaaaataaaaatattctcaggaTTCTGGTTTCTTTGGTTGTTCAAAACCTGTTTAAATGTACCATTAACACAACAATCCTTTAAGAATCTATAAGCCAAATGGTAGTGGGACTATttgattaataaataattattctgtgtttaattttatgaaaaaaaatcttaagactGTAACAGATAAATCAGCATATGACATAAACATTTAATTTCAGAAAACAGTGCAAATTAGAATACAGGAGAGTTTATTGTATATGAGTTACAGAGATCTAAAATTTGAACAAAATTTAAGGTACATTTAAAATCTCATtcaattccaaaacatttttttcatagatAAACCTCATTACTAGAAAATATGCAGtgaatttttttaaccattatacTCCAATTGCAATGGATGTTGGCATCATGGttttataaataacaatattCTTAGAGTAAAAACTGACTCAGCAATTCAGCCCCTCTgaaatttatcttaaatattctaaaagaaaaaatccacatACTTGTAATTTCTGTTGTAGTATTATCTAGAGAGAGCAATTGGCAAGAATGAGAATGTCCCAAGAGATTCAAAATTTGCCTTAGAAATCATGGATCTTGACTcaatataacattaaaattattagaaTTGGTAATTGGTGAGActataaggaaacagaaaaactggTTGGTAGACACTTTGGGGGGTTAAGTATGAAGAAGGATACTTTATTTTGTACCTTGTAAATCCAAATACAAGGAAAAATAGTTTGCTCTTCATGTTTTACTTTGGCCAGAAGTAAGCTCTTTACAGCTAGCAACTCTGTCTTAGTCATCATCATTTCTctagtgctcagtaaatgtttgctaaattGAACCTAATCTCTGCACATCTAGTATGTACAAATGAAAGGGGTAGGgaatttaaatgacttttaacttaaaaattccCTAATGTCACTTTTCATATTATATGTAGGACACagaaatatataagatatatctCAAATTTTCAGagataatttgggggaaaaagtaCAATCCATGATATGCtatcataaaaatacatttaaaggaaatatattatttatatgttgtaCTATATAGTGGAGTCCAGGTGCAAAATAGTATGTTCTGGATATGATACTATGAGATTTTTGGATATTAGCATTCTAATCCTGGAAAATAGATAATcacagttaaaaaatatattcactgtGTATCAGGTAATATTAGACAACAAAACACACATTACTGGTAAATGAAATTTCATACCATACATGCAgttctattaaaaacaaatactagtAATGCACTGCAGaaataaggttatttttttttttttttgatgtctgatcttatttatttgttactcTTAGAAAAATCTCCTTTCTGTCTGAACTCAGAAGCTCTCAGAGAAGACAGCATCTGTCTCTTGGCAATCTGTTCCTGGCGTTTTTCTTTGGCCTCCTTCAGTCTGTTGGCCACAGGTTTAGTATATTCTGCAGCCTCTTCCTTACTTTTCTTAGTGCACTGCTTCTTCCAAGCAGTATGCCGACGTTTGTTTTGGAGGACACATGGAGTAACAAGACGCTGAATCTTGGGTGCTTTGGTTCTAGGTTTTTTACCTTCAATTGATGCAAAGTTACTTTCGGATTTTTCcatctctgcctcctccaccttctctatttttctttatgttttctattttttgtgtgtgaaaactTGCATCTTCTATTCTGGCACATACTATAATTGTAgagatgtgatttaaaaaatatcagcTACCTCCAGTCTACCTCCAGATTGTGCGTGGGGATGTTCTCCTGCCTGTGGACATAGGGGCATCTTTGTCCCAGACCTTCAGCCATCAGAGCCCTTTTAATCTGGAGGAGTTGTAAAGAACATAGACTTTGTTCAAAAAAGAATATGGACATTTATCTTCACCCTGGAAGCGCTGCGATTTGCGCTCAGGCATAGCTACTCCAGTCAGGAAGGACGGGCAACAGCTGGGTCGGTGCTGAGTGGCCTGCAGCATTTGCTTGTAGTCGAGATGAATTTGCCCCTCAATCCCAAATCTTTCCTGAATGGATTAACAGGAAAGCCAGTGATGGTGAAACTCAAGTGGGGAATGGAGTACAAAAGCTATCTGGTATCTGCAGATGGCTATATGAACATGCAGCTTGCAAACACAGAAGAATATACAGATGGAGCACTGTCTGGTCATTTGGGTGAAGTTTTAATAAGGTGTAATGTTCTTTAATTCAGGGGtgttgaagaggaagaagatggggAGATGTGAGAATAGCATCTTATGTGGTGAATTTATATGTATGTCCAGacaataaacatgtttaaaaaaaaatatatggacttTGAAGTCACCTAGGCATTATTGAAACTGTTTCTGAAGTAAATCAGCCAAATATCCTTAGAAAGCCTCTCAATCTATCGAActcacttattttaaaaactgggttaATAATATGACCTTATGTGGTTTTGTGAGGAGCTAAAAGGGTAATTCTCATGAACAACCCAGCACTGCACCCAGGCATATTATAGACAACCATGATGGTTTCCTTCATatcttctatgaaaaatgcctCACTGTATGAAGCACTTATGCCTTCTAAAGCAGCCCATGCCCTGCTTATTAATTTACTTGGGCTGCCATAAAAAAGCAGTGCAGACTGGGTAGCTTAcatgacagaatttttttttttcaagttagttaacatacagtgtagtttttgcttcaggagtagaacccagtgattcatctcttacataggacacccagagctcatcctgaaaagtgctctccttaatgcctgtcacttATTTAacgcagcccccaccccccgaaCCTTCCCGCCCCActccccagcaaccctcagtttgatctctgtatttgaaagtctcttatggttggtctcccaatgtttatagtaccactatcaacaatagccaaattatggaaagagcccaaatgtccatcgactgatgaatggataaagatgatatagtgtgtgtatatatatgtatgtatatgtgtatatagtgtATACAATGGATAAATAtgatatagtgtgtgtgtatatatatatgtatgtatatgtgtatacacacacacacacacacacacacacaatggaataccactcagtgatgaaaattgagatcttgccatttgcaacaacatggatggaactggaacgtattatgctaagcaaaataagttagagaaagatatcACATGAaatcagtcatatgtggaatttgagaaactcaacagatgaacattaggggaagggaaggaaaacaaatttctttacAATTTTGAAAGCCAGAAGTCCAAGGTGTCagtttggttccttctgaggcttttctccttggcttgtatGTGGCTGTCTTCACACAGTCTTAACTCTGCCTGTTATGTGTATCCAAATTTCCTCTTGTAAAGACAGTAGCCATATGGGATTAGGGCTTACTCTAatcacctcattttaacttaattgcctctttaaagaccctaccTCCAGATACAATTACATTCTAAAATACTGGAGGTTTGGACAAAGATACTAATTTTTGttgggacacaattcagtccatgcCCTGCCCTCTTCactttggatttttaaagtttatttattttgagagagagagagcacatgtaagAGAgtgctagttggggaggggcagaggggagataATATCCCAAGCTGTCACCATAGAGCTCATCGCGGGATCAATctcaccaaatgtgagatcatgacctgagctgaaattaagagttggatgcttaactgactgagtcacccaggtgccctcacttTAGATTTTAGAGACGTGTTCCAAGGAGAAGCTCTGTTGAGATCCCAGCCAAGTCTACATGGACAATATTTCACCTTTACTATTATCTACATTGTTTCACCCTGTATGTTTGAAATGTATTGGCAGTAGTTGCAAATGCACACACATAGAAAAAAGGTAAAAGGGAGTTGACATGTTTGGTGAATATGCTCTTGAATATGCTATTAATTCTTTCACTCACACATTGAATGGGTTTGTCCACACACATCAATTGAGCGTTCACCATATCCCAGGCATTGCTATAGGCCTTGGGAGGTGAGAAGAACACATTGTGTTTGCCTTTGGGAGCTTAAtcaagagaggaagggagggagtcagagaaaCAGGAATTCTGAAAATTTCAAGACAATACAGTAGTACAAAAGGTAGATAAGCATAGGATATTACATTAAATAACAACGGTATGATTCTAATATTAGAAATGCGATTGGAAAATTTCCTATGCAGAGTGAGGCTAAGAGATAAGGGTTAGGGTTTTAGAACAACAGTTTAGCTACCTCTTATCTACATCCTAAAGTAGATCTGACCTAGAGTACTAGCTTGATTATTGGGAGAATAAAAGTCTGAAGTTTATCCACTCTGGAAATTGAACTAATCTTTCTGCTTAGATATATAATTGACCCTATTTATAATGGCATGATTCTCTTAGAACTTTAGATGCAGGATATTAAATTCATGAATTCGTGTATCAAATACTAAAGTATGAAAATACCCCAAAACACTAAATACAAATACTGAAAAAGTGGTAAGGATTTCAGGAGATAAGGAATAGCAAGAGTGCTGGAAGCTGGGAATAATAAAGGCAGCATTGAATGTTGCATTCCAAatcatagttttgatttcatGAGTTTTAGGTGGGAGGAATAGTGAAAGGATCTGGTCTAGAAGTATCAGGTGGTAAAGTAATCATGGGTTGTCTTTGGGGGAGCACTAGGAAAGAGCAACTCATATGAATGACCCAAAAGAGTGAGATACAGTGCTTTTATATTATAAGGGAGAGTATTGCAGAAACCAGGAACAAGGATGTGTGTGGATATTTGTAGGGGAAGGAGTAGGTGCTTTCCTATGGCCAGTGTCCTCAGTAGCTTCTATGAAGATGGTGGGTTAaggattaattttatttatctatatatttatttatgtatttatgtatttattttagtgagCATTagagttacattttattttttatatgtaatttattgtcaaattggtttccatacaatacccagtgctcatcccaacaggtgccctcctcaatgcccatcacccactttcccctcttccccaccccccatcaaccctcagtttgttctcagtatttaagagtctcttatggtttacctcctaccctctctgtaacttcccccTCCGCCGCCCTCCCCGTTGGTCTTCTggtgagtttctcaggatccacatatgaatgaaaacatatggtatctgtctttctctgcctgacttatttcacttagcataacagtctccagttccatccacgttgctgcaagtggccagatttcattctttctcattgccaaatagtattccattgtatatctaagccacatcttctttatccattcgtcggttgatggacatttaggctctttccataatttggctattgttgaaagtgctgctataaacattggggtacaggggcacctgggtggttcaatcgattgaatgtctgacttcagctcaggtcatgatctcagagttagtgggtttgagccccgcattgggccctgttctgacagcgcagagcctggagtcttcttccaattctgtgtctccctctctctctgcccctccccggctcatgctctgtctctgtctctcaacaattaaaaaaaccccaaaacattggggtacaaaggGTACCTgtcatcagcactcttgtatcccttgggtaaattcctagaagtgctattgctgggtcatagggtagatctatttctaactttttgaggaacctccacactgttttctagagtggctgcaccagtttgcattcccaccaacagtgcaagagtgttctattttctccacatcctctccagcatctatagtctcctgatttgttcattttagccactctgactggtgtgaggtggtatctcagtgtggttttgatttgtatttccctgatgaggagtgacgttgagcatcttgtcatgtgcctgttgtccatctggatgacttctttagaaaagtgtctattcatgtcttctgcccatttcttcactggattatttgtttttcaggtgtggagtttggtaagttctttatagattttggatactagccctttgtctgatatgtcgttgcaaatatcttttcccattttgttggttgccttttagttttgttgattgtttcctttgccgtgcagaagctatgaagccagcattactttgattcccaaaccagacagagatccagcaaaaaagggaactacaggccaatatccctgatgaatacggatgcaaaaattctcaacaagattctaggaaattgaattcaacagcatataaaaagaattattcaccatgatcaagtgggattcattcctgggctgcagggctggttcgatattcacaaatcaatctgtgatacatcacattaagaaaagaaaagataaccatatgatcctgtcaatcaatgcagaaaaagcatttgacaaaattcagcatcctttcttaataaaaaccctcgagaaagtcgggatagaaggaacatacttaaagatcataaaagccatttatgaaaagcccacagctaacatcatcctcaatggggaaaaactgagagctttccccctgagatcgggaacatgacagggatgtccactctcaccgctgttgtttaacatagtgttggaagttctagcatcagcaatcagacaacaaaaggaaatcaaaggcatcaaaattggcaaagatgaagtcaagctttcgctttttgcagatgacatgatattatacatggaaaatccgatagactccaccaaaagtctgctagaactgatacatgaattcagcaaagtcgcagggtacaaaattaatgtacagaaatcacttGTGTTCTTATACACTAAGGAAAATTGGGAAGATAAAGAAATTTCCTACATACGTCTTAGCCCCCAATATACATAGCCTCCCCCCATTATCAGCATCACTCACCAGAGTGTTATATTTGTCAACTGACAAAACCTACGTTGAtgcatcattatcacccagaATCCATACTTTATATTGTGGTTCGTTCCTGGTGGTGTATATTCTTtgtgtttggacaaatgtgtaattatatgtatccaccattatagtaccatacagagtagtttcagtgccctaaaaatcctctgtgttccacCTATTCATCCTTTTCTCACTAACCCTTGCCAACCCTTGATCTTCTTACTGTtgtcatagttttgccttttcgaGGATGTCAGATAGTTGGAATCTTATGgtgtgtaatttttaaagactGTGTTCTatcagtaatatgcatttaagatttctctaccttttcatagcttgatagctcatttcttttcagctgaATAACATTCTATTTCCTGAATGTACCACAGattattcattcacctactgaaagatgccttggttgcttccaagttttggaagttatgaataaaactacaaatatccatgtgcaggttttcaTGCAAACAAGTCTTTAGCTCTGTTGGGTAAATAACAGGGAGCAtgattactggattatatgataaaaatatgtttagttttggggttcctggatggctcagtcataagagcatgtgactcttgatctcagggtcctgagttcaagccccatgttgagtgtagagattaaacaaataaagagaaactttgataaaagtatgtttagtttttaagatGCTGTCAAACTTTCTTCCAAAGAGGTTGGACCATTGTGCATCCTGCCAACCATATAGAGCGTTCCTCttgctccacaccctcaccagccTTTGGTGGAATTTGGACGATAGAAGTATagtatctcatggttttaatttgcgtttcTCTGACAACATGTGATGTGTAGCATCTTTTTAGATGCTTATTTGCCATCAGAAATCAATTTTTATTGAGTTTGTGGAAGCTCTGATTTGTCATGTTGTAGAAAAGAGGCTGCCAGTCATTTCTTCTGAGCCCCGGAAAGCTATGAGGAATTGTGGACGTCCCTGGAAACAGTAGTAATTTTCAAACACCACAATTATCAGTGAGTAATTGTTATCTGTAAAGCCAGCTGTAGTTTGCTCCAGCCGAAAATGTCCTTAATCACCTTTTGAATCGATCTATTCCTGAGTGACAGCCAGACATGCCTAGGTTTGCTCTTTACCTTTTACAGAAAGTCCCAGATAGGAAAATCAGTTTCTATTTTAGTGCAGGATCTGGGAACAGGCAGACCTATAGGAGAATAGATGGGGGTGGTCAGGGGTGAGAAGGGATCTGAATGACTTTCTACATAATTCAATTACTATGAGCATTGAGTTTTATTCCTGTGCAAAGGCATGAACACTGCTTTTGGTTTAATCATGATACTCTGAAGCTGACTGGTtgtttgcaaaatattttgagCACCTTGGAAAAGTGGCATCATTTGTgtataaaatattactaaatgtGCTTTTTGccaaataattcagagaaaggtTCAGCtgactttctttgcttttctgatttAGAAGCTTTTTCTTCAAAGTAGAAGTAATGATTTTTTTGCTTAAATGTAGCTCTGGGCACAGTTACAAATTTTCAGCATGTTTTTGGCTTCTAATAATTTACATCAACTATTCAGTAATTTGGcatttttgttgattctttttctAAGGCAAAATGTTACTTGTTAAATGTTGCTCCTGCTGGTAGTAAAATGTGGTTACTTTGAATAATGTTTCTGCTACTGTaggtaaatggaaaataattttgctgATATCTAAgtagatgggggaggggagaaagatgacatatattttaataaatatcgAATATACACAGGAAGCAAAGAGTTAGAATTCTATTTCTTAACAGTGGAAATGTTGTGTATCCTGTTTGTACCTGTACCTGATAACAGTGCTTAATAGCATTAATATTCAGTTTATATTCTGCACCATAAGCTACAAGCCATAgcatcctctccttcctctttccttccctccactttccctccctcctttccttccaatGAGTGCCAGTCATGTGCCAGACTAATATTGGTATCATTCAGGCAAATTCTTGCTGTTATTAAAAGCTACatatgattttctgttttaaaaatagggcAACTCAGATTTCATAGTTTAATCATTTGACTGGGGTTAATAGTTATTGAACAGTTACTGTGCATCACTCTGAATATTCTAAAGAAATAAGATATTTCATTGACTGATATTAAGGAGATTTATAACCTCAATGGGGAGACATAAAAGTGtcataaatatatctataaagaaATCCAGTGTTGGGTGGATAAGTACAGAAAAAGTAACAGAATATAGAAGACTTAACTCCTCTATTCCTATGATTCTGTGaaggataaaaatatttgatttcttatttcaGGATTCAGGTGGTAGTTCTTGCTTATTTcaagataatgtatttttaaaaacatttttatttctgtactcaCACAAGCTTTCTGTGGTCTAATTTAGGAGAACCAGGATCTGTGCGTTTTAGAAGGCAAGGCATTCAGAATAAATACAACAATAAACAACTGTCCAGCTTTGAGACAAGAAGTGTCACAGGCAGGATGATTTGTTTGTCAAAAGAGTCATCCAGAGAGTGGAGATACTATAAGAGCTCAGAGCTGAGCTGGACACAGCACTGTGACCTGTCAGTGGGAGATGAGAATTTTCGTGATCCTCAGAGAATAGGTATTGTAGGAACCAGTGCAAAGGAGTGGGGAAAACTTTCATGTACGGTAAATGTTATCAGCAGAGTTGACCAAGGTTAGTGCCTTAGCCATATGGGGGAAAATGATTTCTGGTAAAGGTGAGGTGGGAGAAGATGAAGTAGCAGGTGAGGGCCACATTGAGAAGGGCCTTCAACTGAAGCAGggagtttagcagtttcttagcAACCAGTGGTAGTCTAGGGAGAGTCATCTTTCACTAGCTTGAGATCCCACCCAAACTTTTTCTCCTCTCATTCTTGGATGAGATGCAAAGATGGAGGGATTGGGAGACACTGTGAACAGATATGGAGATCAAGTCTAGAGTGCTTCTTCACTTGGTGATGGATGGATTGATTTATTTGATCAGTACCAGACAATCTGAATGATGATGATGAGAGGTGAGTGACCAGCCACAAAGTGCAGGGACTTAATAATAAGgattttgttgtcattgttaatAGCAGGGTTAAAATAACAGCTACCTCTTCAATCTTACGTCTTCGTGGTTCAAAAGATGCCAATACAGTGTATATCTCAGACTGTGGCTATTTGTAGGCAACACACAGTTTTCATTGTTTTAGGATAGTTCATGTTTTACTATGTCCTTTGACAGAGTAGCACAATGAGGCTAGGGAGAAGAGCCAAAGATTCTGTCTTTGTCTAAATCTGTGCATGAGGTTCATTGGCTCTAAGAAGATGGCACTCTCCACCAACCTCTCCCAATTTATGGACAAGCCCACAATTCACCACTCTCTGACACTGAAGCCAAGAGGAGCCAACATAGATAGGAGGAGCCATGTGTCTAGGAATTGATCTACCTAAAGATGATTCGTGAGTATGTCAGTTTATTCACTTTACTCATTCATGTGTGGGCCTTTGGTTTATGGCTAGGTTTCATATAAGTATGTCATGGCTAGGCTTTTTCCTAAATATTAATGGGGGACTTGTGATTCAGTACTTCAAAATAGTTATTTAAGATACAACTACTAAGTATAGACTCTATCGTTggaaattttaatgtgcattaaAATTCCCTCCCTAGTGAAGTGTAGAAAAGACAGAAGATGAGAATGACTTAtgagaaatcttgaaaaagcacTGCAGAGCGAGAGACTTTTACAGTGTAGTTCCAGGGATGAGTGTTGGCTGGCTGTAAGCATTCCATGGTCTTATGGCATTCATCTTTGAATCCCTAGAATACAGCCCGGATATTTGGTAGAGACACACTGGATGTCTGTTGAACTAAAGTAATATGACAGCTATGGGAGTTAGGCTAGCAAGGCTGAAAATTGTTGCTCAGGAGGCTCTCTGCACAGGGTAGGCACTGACAAATGCACAAAATGTCCTAAATCAGGGTTCTAACTGAGAGGTAGAAATGTTGCCATAGTAATTGAATACTGGTGAGTGTTTGCTTCCCTTTAGCCTAAAAGCTAAAACATGGAGTGCACATGATTTCTAAATGGATGAAATTCGTGCCCAACTAAGTATACTACCAAATAAAAGGCTATTTAATTCACTGCGTCTTTCATGCTTCCTGAATTATTCCTTCACCCTACTTTCCATATGTCCGCTTCTCCCTCAGAAGTAACAGCTGTGGAGACCAGCAGTTGTGATGCCAACCTCTGTAGTCCTGGCAGTTGGCTAGTGCATCATTGGGCTGGTGGGAGGTGGAAACCATGACCATGAACAACTCTGCGTTTGCGGGAGAGAATGCATCTGGAACCAGTCACTTCTTGTGACCATCAGTGTCCTCATTTACTTTAGGTTTGGAGGGCATTTTGAGTCTAAAGCACATCATTTCCTGAATATCTTTTTGACTTGACTTTGGAGTAAAACAGGAGAGTGGTAATTTAGAAAATTTCTGAATTAATACTTCAGAAGTATTGAGCTGATCAGAATTATGGAGAGACAATCACATGTGGTCCAGTGAAAAGGTGGCTTATTGACAATATCTCTGTATAACCTAGGACTAAAATGCCCCAGATGGGAGGAGTGGTCCCTCTACACAAACTGGCAGAAATTAGAGATGATGGAGGTAGTTTCTAGGGTTTTTATGTTCACAAGTACTCTCCATCTAGATTTTCAGTAGAGAAATAATGTGCTTGTATTCCCTTTACAATTTCCTCCATCTCCTTTACTGTTTCCTTTGTATTCCTGTCCTTTTTTTGTTAAACATTCTGTGACCTTTTCAGTTAAAGTCTCCATATAAGTATGATGTGCATCCTATCCATTCACTTTCTCTAGAATAACTGTAAAATGATGAATGACACAGCAA
This window of the Prionailurus viverrinus isolate Anna chromosome B3, UM_Priviv_1.0, whole genome shotgun sequence genome carries:
- the LOC125168798 gene encoding small nuclear ribonucleoprotein F, with the protein product MNLPLNPKSFLNGLTGKPVMVKLKWGMEYKSYLVSADGYMNMQLANTEEYTDGALSGHLGEVLIRCNVL